One segment of Acidovorax sp. DW039 DNA contains the following:
- the cobI gene encoding precorrin-2 C(20)-methyltransferase, translated as MSETTLQTTPALGRLIGVSLGPGDPGLITRAAWAQLQRTDAVWTYPARSTKTPSYAFDIVQRAGLTPPAQHQTLLFPMTHDGDKLARAWMRAAETVLPWLQAGQDVLFLVEGDASTYATFGHLARTVQALDARMDVQVIAGVNAFTAACAARGMPLAEQDDTIAIVPAAYGVSAVDRLLTDFDTLVLMKVKPLMDDLIDWLTQRALLPHTQFIERVGAPDERSVNGVDLPALRGTKVSYLSLMVVKNPHRIRGERIKGCLKKTSPLPAEANASTALETEE; from the coding sequence ATGAGCGAGACCACCCTTCAGACCACCCCCGCACTGGGCCGCCTCATCGGCGTCTCCCTCGGCCCCGGCGATCCTGGCCTCATCACCCGCGCAGCCTGGGCGCAACTGCAGCGCACCGATGCCGTGTGGACCTACCCCGCGCGCAGCACCAAAACGCCCAGCTACGCGTTTGACATCGTGCAGCGCGCCGGGCTCACACCGCCCGCGCAGCACCAGACGCTGCTGTTCCCTATGACGCACGACGGCGACAAGCTCGCCCGTGCCTGGATGCGCGCTGCCGAGACGGTGCTGCCCTGGCTGCAAGCCGGGCAAGACGTGCTGTTTCTGGTGGAGGGCGACGCCAGCACCTACGCCACCTTTGGCCACCTGGCCCGCACCGTACAGGCACTGGATGCGCGCATGGATGTGCAGGTGATTGCAGGCGTCAACGCCTTCACGGCGGCCTGCGCCGCCCGTGGCATGCCCCTGGCCGAGCAGGACGACACCATTGCCATCGTGCCCGCCGCCTACGGCGTGAGTGCGGTAGACCGTTTGCTCACCGACTTTGACACTCTGGTGCTCATGAAGGTCAAGCCGCTGATGGACGACCTGATCGACTGGCTCACCCAGCGCGCCTTGCTGCCCCACACCCAGTTCATCGAGCGTGTCGGTGCGCCGGACGAGCGCAGCGTGAACGGCGTAGATCTGCCCGCCCTGCGCGGCACCAAGGTCAGTTACCTCTCGCTCATGGTCGTGAAGAACCCGCACCGCATACGCGGTGAGCGCATCAAGGGCTGCCTCAAAAAGACATCGCCTTTGCCCGCAGAAGCCAACGCCAGCACCGCACTGGAGACTGAAGAATGA
- a CDS encoding cobalamin biosynthesis central domain-containing protein, with the protein MTNASTPTDLARPPEEARVCIVAITRHGAAQAAQLARDLPDAHICTAAKFAQVFDGLPNPMRAYDGALRDEMAPLFAGYDQLVFFVSLGAVVRLIAPVLKSKDEDPGVTVVDDAGQFVIPVLSGHVGGANAMSERIADLLGATPVLTTASDVGKTIPVDILGRHLGWQVQAPKINITRVSAHVVNGEPIALVQEAGSTRWWTRPTPLPANVECLTAFAQVRPDHHKAVLWVTHAEVPGSLWADWAERLVVYRPPVGQAADATTA; encoded by the coding sequence ATGACCAACGCCTCTACTCCTACCGATCTGGCGCGTCCCCCTGAGGAGGCCCGCGTCTGCATTGTCGCCATCACCCGCCACGGCGCGGCACAGGCAGCCCAGCTGGCGCGCGATCTGCCTGACGCTCACATCTGCACCGCCGCCAAGTTTGCGCAGGTGTTTGACGGTCTGCCCAACCCCATGCGTGCCTACGACGGCGCTTTGCGCGACGAGATGGCGCCCCTGTTTGCGGGCTACGACCAGCTGGTGTTCTTTGTCTCGCTGGGTGCCGTGGTGCGCCTGATTGCCCCGGTGCTCAAGTCCAAGGACGAAGACCCCGGCGTGACGGTGGTGGACGATGCGGGGCAGTTCGTCATCCCTGTGCTTTCGGGCCATGTGGGCGGTGCCAATGCCATGAGCGAGCGCATTGCCGACCTGCTGGGTGCCACGCCCGTGCTCACCACCGCATCCGATGTGGGCAAGACCATTCCCGTGGACATTCTGGGTCGCCACCTGGGCTGGCAGGTGCAGGCCCCCAAGATCAACATCACCCGCGTGTCGGCCCATGTGGTCAATGGCGAGCCTATTGCCCTGGTGCAAGAGGCAGGCAGCACGCGCTGGTGGACCCGGCCCACGCCGCTGCCCGCCAATGTGGAATGCCTCACCGCGTTTGCGCAGGTGCGACCCGATCACCACAAGGCCGTGCTGTGGGTGACCCACGCCGAGGTGCCGGGCAGCCTGTGGGCCGACTGGGCCGAGCGCCTGGTGGTGTACCGCCCGCCGGTGGGGCAGGCTGCAGACGCCACCACGGCCTGA
- a CDS encoding cobalamin biosynthesis protein, with amino-acid sequence MSDFASHPPALVVPTLAIGLGCDRGTPLATVQQCLQQALALVGGVLADVAVLASIEAKADEAAFLQLAAQHGWPLQWYNAAQLAAVPVPNPSATVQRYMGTPSVSEAAALLAARADLRALVVEKHKFRGPDGKNATVSIARMAAPLPHPDSSPS; translated from the coding sequence ATGTCTGATTTTGCAAGCCATCCCCCCGCGCTGGTGGTGCCCACCTTGGCCATTGGCCTGGGTTGCGACCGGGGCACGCCCCTGGCCACGGTGCAGCAATGCCTGCAGCAGGCCCTGGCGCTGGTGGGCGGCGTGCTGGCCGATGTGGCGGTGCTGGCGAGCATTGAAGCCAAGGCCGACGAAGCCGCCTTTTTGCAACTGGCCGCGCAGCATGGCTGGCCCCTGCAGTGGTACAACGCCGCGCAACTGGCCGCTGTGCCTGTGCCCAACCCGTCGGCCACCGTGCAGCGCTACATGGGCACCCCCTCGGTGAGCGAAGCCGCTGCCCTGCTGGCTGCACGGGCCGATCTGCGCGCCCTGGTGGTGGAGAAGCACAAGTTTCGCGGGCCCGATGGCAAGAACGCCACCGTGTCCATCGCCCGCATGGCGGCACCGTTGCCTCATCCCGATTCATCCCCGTCTTGA
- a CDS encoding energy-coupling factor ABC transporter permease → MHIEIGILSPEKLAYAGVAATALLGTHALGLLKSPTAWLRTALAAFFFSVLMQAWHLPVGPSELHLVGAMPVYLLFGFIPTLFGFGLGLLVQALVFEPQDMAHLAVNFLSLAVPLVTVHHTLGKKMQGISVANVLKLDAVYYAGVTLMVGFWLSISNDAAPVADWALFAASYTSLVAIEPLLTIGLVALAGRLQGNRWLTACIDEGLLRRAAPAVSAAASA, encoded by the coding sequence ATGCACATCGAAATCGGCATCCTCTCGCCCGAAAAGCTGGCCTACGCTGGCGTAGCCGCCACCGCACTCTTGGGCACCCATGCCTTGGGCCTGCTCAAAAGCCCCACTGCCTGGCTGCGCACAGCGCTGGCCGCGTTCTTCTTCAGCGTGCTGATGCAGGCGTGGCACCTGCCCGTGGGCCCGTCAGAACTGCACCTGGTGGGGGCCATGCCCGTATACCTGCTGTTTGGTTTCATCCCCACGCTGTTTGGCTTTGGCCTGGGCCTGCTGGTGCAAGCCTTGGTGTTTGAGCCACAAGACATGGCCCACCTGGCCGTCAACTTCCTGAGCCTGGCCGTGCCGTTGGTCACCGTGCACCACACTCTGGGCAAGAAGATGCAAGGCATCAGCGTGGCTAATGTGCTCAAGCTCGACGCCGTGTACTACGCAGGCGTGACGCTGATGGTGGGCTTCTGGCTGTCCATCAGCAACGATGCCGCCCCCGTGGCCGACTGGGCGCTGTTTGCGGCCTCGTACACCAGCCTGGTCGCCATCGAGCCATTGCTGACCATCGGCCTGGTGGCCTTGGCAGGCCGCTTGCAAGGCAATCGTTGGCTGACGGCTTGCATTGACGAAGGCCTGCTGCGCCGCGCAGCCCCCGCAGTCTCCGCTGCAGCGTCGGCTTGA
- the cobJ gene encoding precorrin-3B C(17)-methyltransferase, with the protein MTAGKIMLVGIGPGSTEHMTARARAAIAEADTIIGYVTYIKLVADLIEGKEIIRKSMTEELDRAIEALARAREGKKVALISSGDAGVYGMAGPTFEVLFQAGWTPPAVDENGVPEAGGIVVEVVPGASALNSCAALVGAPLTHDFCAISLSDLLTPWPTIARRLDAVAYSDFVVALYNPKSGRRTRQIVEAQRLFLRHRSPDTPVAIVKSAYRRRERIEFTTLAHMSDADIGMLSTVLIGNSNTVVHNGLMVTPRGYANKYDVQAGGTTREGERPGRSLSTGLNGWLENLFADHAAGDTIEALAQRHRLPVEYIRDTLENPLEAAAQDAPEEAEA; encoded by the coding sequence ATGACCGCAGGAAAAATCATGCTCGTGGGCATTGGCCCCGGCAGCACCGAGCATATGACGGCGCGCGCCCGCGCCGCCATTGCTGAAGCCGACACCATCATCGGCTACGTCACCTACATCAAGCTGGTGGCCGATCTCATTGAAGGCAAGGAGATCATCCGCAAGTCCATGACCGAGGAGCTGGACCGTGCCATTGAAGCGCTGGCCCGTGCCCGCGAGGGCAAGAAGGTGGCGCTCATCTCTTCGGGCGATGCAGGCGTGTACGGCATGGCCGGGCCCACGTTTGAGGTGCTGTTCCAGGCCGGGTGGACACCGCCCGCGGTGGACGAGAACGGTGTGCCCGAAGCGGGCGGCATCGTGGTGGAGGTGGTGCCCGGTGCCTCGGCCCTCAACAGCTGCGCAGCTCTGGTGGGCGCGCCGCTCACGCATGACTTCTGCGCCATCTCGCTGTCAGACTTGCTCACACCCTGGCCCACCATTGCGCGCAGACTGGATGCCGTGGCTTACTCCGATTTTGTGGTGGCCCTCTACAACCCCAAAAGCGGCCGCCGCACGCGGCAGATTGTGGAGGCGCAGCGCCTGTTCCTGCGCCACCGCAGCCCCGACACACCCGTGGCCATCGTCAAGAGCGCCTACCGCCGCCGTGAGCGCATCGAGTTCACTACACTGGCCCACATGAGCGATGCCGACATTGGCATGCTCAGCACCGTGCTCATCGGCAACAGCAATACCGTGGTGCACAACGGCCTCATGGTTACGCCACGCGGCTATGCCAACAAGTACGACGTGCAGGCGGGTGGCACCACGCGCGAGGGCGAGCGCCCAGGCCGGTCGCTTTCCACGGGGCTCAACGGCTGGCTGGAAAACCTGTTTGCCGACCACGCGGCGGGCGACACCATCGAAGCCCTGGCCCAGCGTCACCGCCTGCCAGTGGAATACATCCGCGACACCCTTGAAAACCCGCTGGAAGCCGCAGCGCAAGATGCCCCTGAAGAGGCTGAAGCATGA
- a CDS encoding ferredoxin — protein MPADAATPEVVRPKISDYRRHLLICTGPRCTQNGEAQDLFDSLGAKFKAAGLNDGELRVKRSRVGCFAACKGGPVMCVQPDGTWYYNVTPANMDRIITEHLVGGQPVQELVFHQGPSGG, from the coding sequence ATGCCCGCCGATGCGGCCACCCCTGAAGTCGTTCGCCCCAAGATCAGCGACTACCGCCGCCACTTGCTCATCTGCACCGGCCCACGCTGCACGCAGAACGGCGAGGCGCAAGACCTGTTCGATAGCCTGGGTGCCAAGTTCAAGGCCGCGGGTTTGAATGATGGAGAACTGCGTGTGAAGCGCAGCCGCGTGGGCTGCTTTGCGGCCTGCAAGGGCGGCCCGGTGATGTGTGTGCAGCCCGATGGGACCTGGTACTACAACGTCACCCCCGCCAACATGGACCGCATCATCACCGAGCACCTGGTGGGCGGGCAGCCGGTGCAGGAGCTGGTGTTTCACCAGGGGCCCAGCGGCGGCTGA
- a CDS encoding DoxX family protein — MPLLTIDDFRIKASNFNITRAENLLRIICGAFMFPHAMSKFSSFGVLSAGTIGFFGKAGFQPAELWVWMAFFTEAACGIALVLGLCTRYAALGAAAALAIAVYALHTTKGFGWLWNMGGYEYPVFWALACVSVALSEFRRIAGEPQRF, encoded by the coding sequence ATGCCACTGCTGACCATCGACGACTTCCGGATCAAGGCATCCAACTTCAACATCACCCGCGCAGAAAACCTGCTGCGCATCATCTGCGGGGCGTTCATGTTCCCGCACGCGATGAGCAAGTTCTCATCGTTCGGGGTGCTGTCAGCAGGCACGATCGGGTTCTTTGGCAAGGCCGGGTTCCAGCCCGCCGAGCTGTGGGTGTGGATGGCCTTCTTCACCGAGGCCGCTTGCGGCATCGCCCTGGTGCTGGGCCTGTGCACCCGCTACGCTGCCCTGGGGGCCGCCGCAGCGCTGGCGATTGCGGTGTATGCGCTGCACACCACCAAGGGTTTTGGCTGGCTGTGGAACATGGGGGGCTATGAATACCCCGTGTTCTGGGCTCTGGCCTGCGTTTCAGTGGCGCTGTCAGAGTTCCGCCGTATTGCAGGGGAGCCGCAACGGTTCTGA
- the mmuM gene encoding homocysteine S-methyltransferase, whose product MTSTPTANPLQTLLDEQGLFVLDGALATELERRGADLKDPLWSAKLLIEQPDLIRQVHLDYFLAGADVATTSSYQATFEAFGKRGYSAEESADLMRRSVTLACEARDAFWANSANRQGRRKPLVAASVGPYGAMLADGSEYIGYQGVSRDDLARFHAPRLQVLAAAGADLLACETLPCLDEALAIASLLPTLDDGRGHAPGAWISFSCKDGEHNSQGERIADCAAALDGLPQVWAVGVNCTAPQYIPSLVAHIQRHTRTPIVVYPNSGETYDAVDKQWRGADASAAPAAHTAPCDAFAEAAMRWHAQGARLIGGCCRTSPQDIAALKRQALSQGVLRNVTAP is encoded by the coding sequence ATGACTTCTACGCCCACCGCAAACCCCTTGCAAACCCTGCTGGACGAGCAAGGCCTGTTCGTTCTTGACGGTGCGCTGGCCACCGAGCTGGAGCGCCGGGGTGCCGACCTGAAAGACCCGCTGTGGTCGGCCAAGCTACTGATCGAGCAGCCTGACCTGATCCGCCAGGTGCATCTGGACTACTTCCTGGCCGGGGCCGATGTGGCCACCACCTCCAGCTACCAGGCCACCTTCGAGGCCTTTGGCAAGCGCGGCTATTCCGCCGAAGAATCGGCAGACCTGATGCGCCGCTCCGTCACCCTGGCCTGCGAGGCACGCGATGCCTTCTGGGCCAACTCCGCCAACCGCCAGGGGCGCCGCAAGCCGCTGGTGGCTGCATCGGTGGGCCCCTACGGCGCGATGCTGGCCGATGGGTCGGAGTACATCGGCTACCAGGGCGTGAGCCGGGATGATCTGGCGCGCTTTCATGCACCGCGCCTGCAGGTGCTGGCCGCCGCCGGGGCCGATCTGCTGGCCTGCGAGACCCTGCCCTGCCTGGACGAAGCCCTGGCCATCGCCAGCCTTCTGCCCACGCTGGACGACGGGCGTGGCCATGCCCCTGGCGCGTGGATCAGCTTCTCGTGCAAGGACGGCGAACACAACAGCCAGGGCGAGCGCATTGCCGACTGCGCCGCTGCGCTGGATGGCCTGCCCCAGGTGTGGGCGGTGGGCGTGAACTGCACGGCACCGCAATACATCCCCTCGCTGGTGGCGCACATCCAGCGCCACACACGCACCCCCATCGTGGTGTACCCCAACTCGGGCGAAACCTACGACGCGGTGGACAAGCAATGGCGCGGTGCGGACGCATCCGCAGCACCCGCAGCCCACACCGCCCCCTGCGATGCGTTTGCCGAAGCCGCCATGCGCTGGCATGCCCAGGGCGCACGCCTGATCGGGGGCTGCTGCCGCACCAGCCCGCAGGACATTGCCGCACTCAAGCGCCAGGCACTGAGCCAAGGTGTGTTGCGCAACGTTACAGCACCTTGA
- a CDS encoding ABC transporter permease subunit (The N-terminal region of this protein, as described by TIGR01726, is a three transmembrane segment that identifies a subfamily of ABC transporter permease subunits, which specificities that include histidine, arginine, glutamine, glutamate, L-cystine (sic), the opines (in Agrobacterium) octopine and nopaline, etc.), whose amino-acid sequence MSADGLTLTSWFANLPADWLETWESVQAAWDPMLDGLCVTAGLLAGSALLGTALALVLAIATAMGPRPVATAARLYGALVRGTPLLVQLFLAYFGLSQFEAVRQSSLWWLLEDATWCALAVLSLNLAAYMAQDLRAGLLAVPLGERQAAMALGFTPWQSMRCIVLPRALRIALPALGNQAIAQLKATALVSTITVLDLTGAARQLSVASYTTDALLVAGALYATLTLGIVACVRWLERRWARRAQGL is encoded by the coding sequence ATGAGCGCCGATGGCCTGACCCTGACCTCGTGGTTCGCCAATCTGCCTGCGGACTGGCTGGAGACTTGGGAGTCTGTGCAAGCTGCGTGGGACCCGATGCTGGACGGCTTGTGCGTGACTGCGGGCCTGCTGGCGGGCTCTGCACTGCTGGGCACTGCGCTGGCACTGGTGCTGGCCATCGCCACGGCCATGGGGCCGCGGCCGGTGGCAACAGCAGCCCGGCTGTATGGCGCGCTGGTGCGCGGCACGCCCCTGCTGGTGCAACTGTTTCTGGCGTACTTCGGCCTCAGCCAGTTCGAGGCCGTGCGGCAATCATCGCTGTGGTGGTTGCTGGAAGACGCCACCTGGTGCGCGCTGGCGGTGCTGTCGCTGAACCTGGCTGCCTACATGGCACAAGACCTGCGCGCGGGCCTGCTGGCCGTGCCGCTGGGCGAACGACAGGCGGCCATGGCTCTGGGCTTCACCCCCTGGCAAAGCATGCGCTGCATCGTGCTGCCGCGGGCGCTGCGCATTGCCCTGCCCGCGCTGGGCAACCAGGCCATTGCCCAGCTCAAGGCCACCGCGCTGGTCAGCACCATCACGGTGCTGGACCTCACGGGCGCAGCGCGCCAGCTCTCGGTGGCCTCGTACACCACCGACGCGCTGCTGGTGGCAGGAGCCCTTTATGCCACCCTGACCCTGGGTATCGTGGCCTGCGTGCGCTGGCTGGAGCGGCGCTGGGCGCGCAGGGCACAGGGGCTGTGA
- a CDS encoding ABC transporter permease subunit (The N-terminal region of this protein, as described by TIGR01726, is a three transmembrane segment that identifies a subfamily of ABC transporter permease subunits, which specificities that include histidine, arginine, glutamine, glutamate, L-cystine (sic), the opines (in Agrobacterium) octopine and nopaline, etc.), producing MELLTGPLADYALPLLQGVWVTLQLAFASLTVGLLLGLALAACRLSARSWLRRGVGLATALLRGVPEFVIVLVCYFGLSNLINNHLDGAIEISPFGAGVFALSVVFSAYASEVFRGAFAAVPAGQVLAAQALGMRPAQVFWVVRLPQAWRIALPSLGNLWQSLLKDTSLVSVVGLEDLLKKAQMGAQFTHQPFVFYLAVAAAYLALLALSHPVQAALERRAQRGYEPHLQGGTA from the coding sequence TTGGAGTTGCTGACAGGCCCCCTGGCGGACTATGCCCTGCCGCTGCTGCAGGGCGTATGGGTCACGCTGCAGCTGGCGTTTGCTTCGCTGACGGTGGGCTTGCTGCTGGGGCTGGCCCTGGCAGCCTGCCGCTTGAGTGCACGCTCCTGGCTGCGGCGCGGGGTGGGTCTGGCCACAGCCTTGCTGCGCGGTGTGCCTGAGTTTGTGATCGTGCTGGTGTGCTACTTCGGGCTGTCCAACCTCATCAACAACCACCTGGACGGGGCCATCGAGATCAGCCCTTTTGGTGCGGGCGTGTTTGCCCTGTCGGTGGTTTTTTCGGCCTACGCCAGTGAGGTGTTTCGCGGGGCTTTTGCCGCCGTGCCCGCGGGGCAAGTTCTGGCCGCGCAGGCCCTGGGCATGCGGCCCGCACAGGTGTTCTGGGTGGTGCGCCTGCCGCAGGCCTGGCGCATTGCGCTGCCCAGCCTGGGCAACCTGTGGCAGTCGCTGCTCAAGGACACATCGCTCGTGTCCGTGGTGGGGCTGGAAGACCTGCTCAAGAAGGCCCAGATGGGAGCGCAGTTCACCCACCAGCCGTTTGTGTTTTACCTTGCTGTGGCAGCAGCCTATCTGGCCTTGCTGGCACTGTCGCACCCTGTGCAGGCCGCGCTGGAACGCCGCGCCCAGCGCGGATATGAGCCCCACCTGCAAGGGGGCACAGCATGA